From the genome of Triticum aestivum cultivar Chinese Spring chromosome 3B, IWGSC CS RefSeq v2.1, whole genome shotgun sequence, one region includes:
- the LOC123066411 gene encoding F-box/LRR-repeat protein 13, with the protein MGDQQFIIGTPMSEMLAGMELDGKDPATLELGSNYVLHFLYGYLPAPPVSPTATRSLSGVPRVPDGVDRISRLPHAVLVEILSRLPAKDAARTAALASRWRPLWRMAPLSLVDSHLLPDGGAAGQFPIGVPSPRAVTAAVSLILEAHPGPFRCVHLTRSTMEEHRGEISRWLDILVAKGVQELVFVNRPWPMDLRLPATIFSCSTLTRLYLGVWRLPDTAAVPRGARFPNLKELGLCMTVMEDRDLAFMLERSPVLEFLVIMGSQTGVRLRLVSQRLRCVQLGHALLEYIDVADAPSLERLFLSEIVPPGKLRSFRKRNNDNGSSMIKIGRAPNLRVLGYIQPGQQELGIINTDVVAGSKEKIVPSVKILAMEVQFGDRNAVKKVPGFLRYFPNLETLHVYSPTISEESTSKVSPKFWQEGGPIKCVVQSMKKVFIYEFHGSRSEVAFLKFIAETGRVLEHMVLLVANECFSSGDDNVRAKLKPLASVKWNNQACKVQLFKSRRTNPGGPVYSNKIASDFGFADPFDLLGHY; encoded by the exons ATGGGCGACCAGCAATTTATCATCGGCACCCCCATGAGCGAGATGCTCGCCGGCATGGAGCTAGACGGCAAGGACCCTGCGACGCTCGAACTCGGTTCAAACTATGTGCTCCACTTCCTGTACGGCTACCTCCCGGCCCCGCCCGTCTCCCCCACCGCCACCCGCTCGCTCTCCGGCGTGCCGCGGGTCCCCGACGGCGTCGACCGCATCAGCCGCCTCCCCCATGCGGTCCTCGTCGAAATCCTCTCCCGCCTCCCTGCCAAGGACGCCGCGCGCACCGCCGCCCTCGCCTCGCgctggcgccccctctggcgcatGGCGCCACTCTCCCTTGTCGACAGCCACCTGCTTCCGGACGGCGGCGCGGCCGGGCAGTTTCCCATCGGCGTTCCCTCTCCCCGTGCCGTCACCGCCGCGGTGTCCCTCATCCTCGAGGCGCATCCGGGGCCCTTCCGCTGCGTCCACCTCACCCGCAGCACCATGGAGGAGCATCGGGGCGAGATATCGCGCTGGCTCGACATCCTCGTCGCCAAGGGGGTCCAAGAACTCGTCTTTGTCAACCGCCCTTGGCCAATGGACCTGCGCCTCCCCGCCACGATCTTCAGCTGCTCCACCCTCACCCGCCTCTACCTCGGCGTCTGGAGGCTCCCGGACACCGCCGCCGTGCCGCGCGGCGCCAGATTCCCCAACCTCAAGGAGCTCGGCCTATGCATGACTGTCATGGAGGACCGTGATCTGGCATTCATGCTTGAAAGAAGCCCCGTCCTGGAGTTCCTCGTAATCATGGGGAGCCAGACCGGAGTGCGCCTCCGCCTCGTCAGCCAGAGACTGCGCTGCGTTCAGCTTGGCCATGCCTTATTGGAGTACATCGACGTGGCGGATGCCCCTAGCCTGGAGAGGCTCTTCCTTTCGGAAATTGTCCCCCCTGGCAAGCTCAGGTCCTTCAGGAAGAGGAACAACGACAACGGCTCTTCCATGATCAAGATTGGGCGTGCACCTAACCTCCGTGTGCTGGGATACATTCAGCCAGGACAGCAAGAGTTGGGGATTATCAACACCGACGTCGTG GCAGGTAGCAAGGAGAAGATTGTCCCTAGTGTCAAGATTTTGGCCATGGAGGTGCAGTTCGGTGACCGCAATGCTGTCAAGAAAGTGCCCGGCTTTCTCCGATATTTCCCCAACCTGGAGACGCTCCATGTCTAT TCCCCTACCATATCTGAAGAATCCACTAGCAAGGTCAGTCCCAAGTTCTGGCAGGAGGGCGGTCCCATCAAATGTGTGGTGCAGAGCATGAAGAAGGTGTTCATCTACGAGTTCCATGGGTCGAGAAGCGAGGTTGCTTTCCTCAAGTTCATCGCAGAGACCGGTCGGGTGCTGGAGCATATGGTGCTTTTGGTGGCCAACGAATGTTTCTCCTCTGGCGATGATAATGTGAGGGCCAAGCTGAAGCCTCTGGCGAGCGTGAAATGGAACAACCAGGCTTGCAAAGTACAGCTCTTCAAGAGCCGGCGCACTAACCCTGGAGGTCCTGTTTACAGCAACAAGATAGCTTCTGACTTTGGGTTTGCTGACCCTtttgacctcctcgggcactactAG